The sequence AACTGCCTATAAATTGAAAGAAGCAAGGGTTTATTGGAAAAGATGCCTATGAATAGTCTCAGCTATTATCAAAGCAAATAATACTCTTCGTCATTTAAAAGCATCCTGATTTCACAATCAGGGCACCAGCATAGATAGAAATTGACCTTGATCGTTCTAAATCCTGCAATTCTGTAACCCAGCCATTGTATCTAAGCTGTACTGTGACAACAGGTACTCCCACTAGCTCATAAATATTATCGAAGAACTTTGATTCCCTCCACTGGGATGGAAGTAGTCTTTTAATTCCAGGGACATCACAAGCTGCCAATGAATCAAACCGCAGAATGACAAAAACCATCAATGCACAATTGAGACAGgatatatatagaaagagagAGCATATCTGACTGCATACCTGCAACATACGCATCAGCTTTAACAACTTTCTTATCCGTAGCCTACAATGATATTAAACATTCCATTAATGGAGACCTTACAATCACTGGtcgattataaaaataaaacacagaaACCTCCTAAATACACATACACAATCTAATTTCTCAGATGTTTGATGTGCGAGTCTTGATCCTGCCATAACCTTACACACTCCGTTTCCTTCCATCTATTAATTTGGCTAGATTTGATTTAACATATTCCCTAAAGGGTATAGACTGaagattttaatttctaaacttTACATGCACCAACTATATGCATCAATCTGAAGAAAATAACTCCATCAATTCTCCAATTGCAAACCCACAAATATGTGCTTGGGGAGTTTGACAGAGTGTGGGATATTCATTTCCTCTTCATTTATCAAAAGATGCAAGATTGAATGCTTGGTCTGAACTCTTAAGCCCTTTTCCCTGGACGTCTCCAATTTAGAACCATGGCCTACTGATAATATTCATTGAAACAATGTCGAGAAAAATAGATCACAACCCTATTGATCCTTAAATTGGAGCAATGCAACCAGGTTCATGATAAAATCATTGAACAAGTCATCTAGATGATGCTTTCATACATCAATGTCATAAAGGATTCagtttaaaagaagaaaaatgagaagCCATTTACCTTCGATGTGGCAAGTCCTGTGACATGTATTTCTCCATCAGGAGATCTATCGTAAAGTATCTGTCTGCACCCCCACCTCAAGTGAAACCTGCTCTTGGAGATAAAGAGGCGTTAAAGAATATCAATTATTGggacccaaaaaaagaaaagacaaggaATGACTTTGAACCTATATTTTACAATTATACCTGCCTCCTTTATCTTCGATATACTTTCTAATGGGACCACTCAAGTAAGCATCTGGAGAGCCCTTGAGCATGCGAAGTAAAGAAGCCTCTGTCTTGGTGGCAAACAATGAGAATATGGTCAGCATGCACCTAGCACTGATGTTATCACAGTCAATAAACCCAAGGGCATAAGCAACAGGATCCCACATTCTTTGGATGCTCATGCGGGTGCCACCTTTGGACAAAAACCAATCAGAGAAGCTGATCTGTAGTAAGAAAATGTAATTTCAAggttattattaacaaaatgattgaacaactaatcaaagcaccaaaagaaagagaaatgagaTTGTTCTTACACTATCTAAATCCCTTATGTCCCTCAATGCTCCATCTGGATTAATAAGAGCCTTTACAACTGGACTCAGGGCAAGAGCAACCGCATTTCTTGCTTTATCATAAGGCTGCAATTGAACAGCACCATGAGAAAATTACATCAAAAGAGAGTTAGAGGGGCTAGGAAATTGAGCACCGGTTGGTTCAGCTTCCCAAAAGATGTTGAAAGACGACATATAAAACCCTTATAGTTTCTTcaacactttttttcttttttcaatctttttttctcttggttTCCAGCTTAAATTTGGATGCCAAAACGACAATATTTAGACTGCAATGAAAGTTGTGAGGGTGTTGCTAAGAAAAGGATATTAAATGCCTTCAGTAGTGATACATAATAGATGCATTGTCATGGCCCAGGAGATATACAGGTAACAAAAGAAGCAGCAGTTTGAAGGATAATAAACATGTTGATGACTTTTTTTGGCTAGCATCTAAAGTGAAGGATATTGCCCCATAAAGTCTAGAATGAACTGGATgctaggaaaagaaaagaatcagcCTTAAGCTGATTTGTCGACAAAAATGCACGAATCCCATGCAACGGAGCACCAAATAGAAACCGAAAATCAAGCTCTGAAATCAAATTCAAGTTGTGAAAGGATTTAAATATAGTAAACAAGATTGAATATGACAATACAGGATGCTAGCAAACCAACTGAGGAAAGATGGTTTCAATCTACAATGCACATCTACTGTAAGGCAAAATGTGATCAGATAAGGATCAAGTATCAAATCATACACCAATTTCACCTCCCTTGTTAACAAATGTGTGAGTATGATCCTTCACAAGAAGATTTTTATCTGCGCCCACCTATGTTCAGGTGGTGATTCAGAAAAGGtatcaaattatataaagagCAGCATTTTGTGTtcaaaaactatgtttttaaattgttatatcACAATAGCAAAAGAAACTTGCTTCACCTTCTTCATCAAACGAAAAAGATTATTATAGCAACCAAAGAAAACGTGAAGTCCCATTTCAATATGGTTTCCACGTCTATCAACAAACGAACCCACTTTACCACCAATGAAAAGACCTCGAATCGTATATATCCacctgataaaaaataagaacattaTCTCCAGTTTCCATTATCACATAAAACCAGTTTCAAAGTAAATTTAAACAACCAAAATTTAAACTTTCCAAGAAATAGATTGTCAAGTTTGCTCTTAAATAGAAATGAGATTGTTGATAATGCTAATGGCTATGTGCTTAAAACATGCAATCCACAAACTTCCAAATTTTTTGAGTTCCAATAAGGTCAAGATGATCAGATGTTCAAGAAAGACAAtgcagaaaaaagcaaatatgtAATAAGCTGATGAGAGTGTCCTTGGAGCATTGTGAGCAAATACCTCATTGGCCTTGATCCAATAAGCTCCACTGCAGTTTGACATGCCTGCCAACCCGCTCCAATAATAGCCACCTTCAGTTTTGGTCCCCTATAATGTGCAGGTTTCTGTGGAAAATAACCCCTTTGGAGCTGGGAATCATATGATTACAATTCAATGCATGGTCAGcgagagaaaaaaatgtcttCTTACACATCTTACTGACTTTAAGTGACATCAACAAAAAACAGATAAAACagcagtattttttttttcacgcatAATTCTTAAAGGCATCATAAACATATGCATTTCATCTAATGAAAAATCGTTTACtatctttttcaatttgttgTCGATTCCAGTTACTATGAACAAAACTGAATATTCCTATGAACCATCTCGTCTATTAAAAAATGCAGCAATCTTTCACACACATTTCCCAAAGATCACAACATAACATTTTATCTAGCctactcaaaatattttataccttTTCCAATTTACTGGTTTTCCATTCCAATTGCTATTTTTCTTATAGTTGCTAACAGAGATATAAAACAAAGCGTCTGGCTCTTTTGCAGAAGATTAAGCAACTTGTCAACATAAGAGACGCCCATTTATAATCCATGCGTAACTGGATagcataatttaatttcaatgatACACTTACCAAGTCATCAACCCACCAACTCTCTCAAAATTCAGGGCTAATGAagcaaaattaacattaaaactcAAAACCACTGTACCAAACACCAAAAAGAATGGATGAAAAGTCtcaatattttaatctaaaaagaaaacccCGGATAGGACAAAAGGCACAAACAAGTCAAAGCAAGCAATACAATAAGAGCAAAAAAGGGAAACTTTAAAGAATTACCATTAAACACTCGACATATCAGATACTTTGTTTCCAGTGAGAATCCGAAGCAGAGCTCCGATAACAGTTAAACAACCTTCGATTCCTGGAACCCCAGCTGAGCCACTGCCCGGCCTACCACCAGAGAACAAGAACCCTGGTGGGGCAGTATTGCTTCTAGTTCCAGAAACAGAATTTTGCAGGCAAAAGAATCAAAGAAGCCATAGTTTTCTTCACAACTCAATCAAGAATTCAAGCACAAACTCTTCACCTCTCTTTACTTCTTTTCTCTGAATTATTTGTATATATCAAGGACACCACAAGTATTGTCAGAGAAAGAATGAGgtgaaagaaagcaagaaaaaatgagCCTTTCTTTCTCTAAACTTTTATAGCGACAGAGCGTCGTTCAACTTTAAACAAGAACAACCAAATTAAGTTAAACGTAGACAGAGAAGGAGTGGAGGACATCTAGAGTGGGGAAGATGCTTTGATTAGAATTAGAGTTGAGAAATTTGTCAGGTAACTAAAACATGATCGGGTtggtttgttaatttttctttgctaGTTTTTTGGTACTAAAATACATGGTGACTGTTGGAAGTGGACCACTATCCTATTCCTTCTTCTATGCGGGTGGCTTTGTTCCACTAAAAACGATGATGCACCAACGAAATTGCAACGAAGACAGATAGAGGAGggggttaatttatttatttttattattttattttattttattttatttgggggTGGGGGAGGTGTCAAATATTGGGTTGAGTAATTTTCCAAACAAGGGAAATGGTGAAGGCAAGTGCACTTCCCTTATCTTCTTCCATTGTTTCTGCTTTAGTGGAACGCCTTCATCCATTCCTTTCACATGAACCTGTTGTTTGGTGAACTCTATTCTTCGATTTTTTTGtagattctttatttttatatttggatttggatttcATAAAATATGATAGACCATGTTCGTtgttttcaaatctcattattatttttaaaatcagttgtttgaattaaatgaaaaaaggaaGTAATAAAttgttaagtttttattataaagaaacTCTAAACCTTGTGGACGGGGTATTATTCACACTTTCTATAAAATAATGtggatttattgtttatttttataataatcattttgattatcaaagttttatttttacgttTGATCCTAATTAGGaatgagttaaaaaaatcaaaaaaactgattaaaccgagaaaaattaaaagaaaaaaaacttgaactgtgaaaaaatcaattacactgattagaatttttaaaaaaccaaacaaattcggtttcggttttttataaacctgaaaaaactggaaaaactgagccaaactggaaaaaaaatcaagccaaactgAATTAAAACCTAgtcaaaactagaaaaaaatcgagccaaacTAAAAACCAGTCGGTCTGAAACTGGTTTTATATTCAATGCTaagtaatcaaataaaataaaaataaatgattaatgtcttaaaatatcatgtcaaaactCATAACTCAAGCCGGGAAGCTGGTAATTGGAATaaatctctataaaaaaataaaaataaataaaaatacaatgttcaatttcaaataatctaaaacatgggataaaaaaaaatcagcaaaacTCTAGTAAATTTGCTGAGTTTTATAAGctaaatcatataaataaaataatctaataaaaaaaattacaagactaaattctcaaaacaaaactcattgttgtaggaaaaaataaatgacaagTCACGCTCGTTCATATGTTGACTGCAAATCTCAAGTGTAGTCTGAGGCACAAGGGTCATAGCCAGCAGGTCTCTGGGTGTCAGTCTGCCTGCTCAAGCAAGAGAAGAAAGTTGCGATCCTCATGAACAAATGAAGTAGATGACAAGAAAACGCAATGCAACTGAAGTAAGTAGTTTATAAGTGAATTTTCTTCGTGTTGACTGAAATAGAAGCAGAAAGAGTAGCAAGAagctaaacaaattaaaagtccACGGCTCGTTCCAAGTTTCTGCCATTTCTGAAAGGTCCCAACGCAGATTTCTTACTGTCAGTATGGATCAAGCTGCTGAAACATTCAAGTCAAGATACACAAGAATCTCTTCAGGTTCTTCATGTATATTTCTTCTATAATTTTTGATCAATGAGCATCTCCCAGGGCTCTTTCGCGAGGAGATCGGTGCTGCCTTCTGCGAAGACACGCAGACAGCAGAATCCTTTTTGGATGATAAGACAACAGATGAATGCTGCTGGAAAAAATCCAATTCCTTCAACCACCATCACTTTCTGTCTAGCCTAATCACCTCCTTTTCAGCTTTAAGGCGTGTCCATCTCAAAATTCACAATGCAACCTTGCTAGAACAGTGTTCAAATGCATTTACCTTTTTGACATAATTTACAGAATTTCCTTTGATGTTATTCCTAGCATGCTTCCCAAAGACATTAGAATGAACTGACAGCATTCACAATCtgattggatttttaataaaatgatctACAATGCTCCCTGTTCTTATCAATGTAAAGCTTGCAGCTCTGAAAGTTTTTAAACAGGAATGAGGACATGAAAGCCCTTTTTATCACGCTCCTCTCCTGCCCCTCACACTCCCCTGACTTCTTTGTGCTCATAGATATTCCACGCAGGCTGGACATTCAAGAGGAAATGAGACCGTGAAAACCCAACTGTACCTCCCTTTGAGAATGTGTGTGCGTATAGATTGAGAGCCAGTCGCTCTTGTTCTTAGCCCGTAAATCCGATTAGGTTTTCCATCGAAAATCTGGAATCTTCTTTACTTCTGTAAAAGTACTGCTGCAACAGATTATTTACTCATGGGAAGCTTATTGATACTGATTTAATTAGATATGCTATTTTAGAACAATTGTTAGGAGAAAAGTCCTAGTTTTAAGTTCAAACCCACTAGTAATTTGCTGGTTTTCTTTCCATCTGGCTCAGGGGATCCAgaatgttttgtttcttttttctgctTGTGGCCTATTTGACACACCATCTTAAAATGCTAACTCATTTTACAAAACGtgttattcatataaattaataattacagaAGGATACAAGAAAATAGGATTAATCATGGTAGCGTTAGCTTTGATTATTGTTTCGAGatagaaaaaacatattatcttgtttttcttgttctGAAAAGACATAAATTCACTGACAAAACACGACCTCAAAGATACAGCAAGTAAATCGAACATAGGAAGACtaacatttgagcaattgaagACCAACCAACTAGCAGAAACATAATCAAAATGGAAACAACTCAAGGAAAAATATAAGCAGAAGGGGAACTCTCATAAGGCAAGTGTGAAAAGATGGAACATACAGGTTAGGCTTTGAAGGAGGATCATATGAAGAAATGATCCAAGGCAATCAAGTTTTGACTCCAAGCTTCCCCGAGCGTTAGATTGAGCCAATGTCTTCTGAACTTAATTTCTTCAGCCAGGAGTCTTTGTTCTTTATTCTGCTATCGATGTTGCTCCCAACCAACTTTGTTGCCTCTAGTGCTTTTGAAGGAGGATTATGAAGAAATGATCCAAGGCAATCAAGTTTGACTCCAGCTTCCCCGAGCTTAGATTGAGCAATGTCTCTAAACTTAATTTCTTCAGCCAAGTCTTTGTTCTTTGTTCTGCTATTGATGTTCTCCACCAACTTTGTTGCCTCTTGTGCTTCTCTCATCCATGCATTCATATATAGAAAGTGCCCATGATTCACCATCTCTATCTCTCTCCTACACAACACCCCCCCTCTTCTCTAGGCAATAAACATTATATAAACTATTCTTTCAAAGTGCAAGAACAAAGCAAGGGAAAACGAGCCATAAATTACACATGTCAGTCAATCTAGCGTAACAATGCTACCTATCCCCTCTTCCAAAGAACAAGACTATGAAATttaacaagacaaaaaaatgGTTCCTAGCTAGGAGAAAAACAGCAGTCAATCTAGCTACCAGTGCTACCTTCAGAGTCGTTGCCAATGTGACATTGTTAATGGAGGCAAACAGGGGCAAACAGGCTCACAGTATATGCAATATTTCAATAGTATATGTATCATATACTAAAATTTATTCGTTGATTTTGATAATGCAAAAGGGTGGGGCTAATTCTCATTAAAATTATGTATCATATACTAAAATTTCCATCTTTTATGACAAATCTATTATACAAACAACCAAGGTTGCGTTATTATAGAATATTTTCTAGGAAACGCATTTACTACtaacttaagaaaataaatactattttattttaaaaatattaagatgtgAAAATAAGGGTCTTATTTGGTTCATTCAATGTTTTATATTCAttcctttttaatattttcagtttatgcCAAACAAGGCCTTTATTTTCTGTATTCTGCTTTTAATATACAACAGTAGTGgatgattaaatccaaactcCTGTCCTGTGAAATCAGCTGGGAAAAGCTTAACCCACCCATGGATCTAGGCCAGGAAATGTGGCCAGGACGACAGGTCAAAAAGGGACCCGCGAGTAATCGagtttaaaaagatcaaaagatGGCCATTGCAATGCCAAATTGCAAATCTCCTaggctgtttttttctttcagaaaGCTCACCCGTCAAGCAAGAAAAAAGCATCATCATTAGCagccagcagcagcagcagcaagcaGCAGCCTTGTTGCTTAAGTTCCATTAGAACAAGGAGATTAGCGCTGCCATGTTTGTGGTTCAAAATGGACCCGATCGAGACCATCGAATCCGTGGGACACCTATTAACATCCTTATCCATGGTTTCACATCCAGGAAAGCGGAACAAACAAGATGGAAGATATGATAGAGCCTCAGCAAAAAAGGAGCCAAAAGCGAAACTCAGCAACAAAGGCAAAAAGGTTCACAGAGCACCTTGCCCTTGATTCgttactccttttctttcccattgTCTCGCATGGATGTCTCTTCTTGCCATTCTAACCTTACTGTGTCCTCACCTCCACCTGCCTGCCCTCCCTCCCTCAGCCACCCACCGCCTCCTCCTGCGTATATATGCCACCGTATTTCTTCCTGTTCATGTCATCTGTTCTCCGTCCATGTCCTACAAACTTACGGAAGTAATAAATATCATGGCCTTTTAGCGATTGTCATTTTGCCTTGTGACTTAGGCTAAAAGATGCTAGAGATGGGCCCTGGCTAGCAGGACCCAGAACTATTGGCTAGATAACTCTCAAAGTGGGAGATTACACGTAAAGCATATCGATGCAAGATTTGCTCAATGATGGGTGTAAGAATCCATAAAGTAGTTGAATAGTTCATCAAATTATCTTCTTCCAACGTTAATTAGTTGGTCCAACCAAGGCGCCACTTGTTATACAGACTTTACCCTAAAAAGTTGTAGAAACATTATGTTGATAATGGGGGGAGCAATTGTACCTATATAGTGTTTAAAGTAGGAGCACAATGATGGGCTTGACGAGGAGGTTCTTCTTGCTTGTTTATTTGCTGAGACCTAGAGCCAAGCATACAGCAAATCTTATGTGGATTAATCCTCTCCTCTTCAAGCTTGCCTATAATATGCACGTAGGATCCTGGCATTGTGACTAGCTTTCATCATCAATGGCAAGGAatttttggtgaaaaaataaattgtgggatttagcttttttatgtttgttattcTAGTGTaatatgctttttaaaagtgtttttttatcaaatttttaggttgaaaaagaaaaaaaatgttgtatgGAGATATTGTGGTATAgcatgttataaaaatattaaaaataatcttttcatgttttttttttatttttaatatcaaaacattaaagttgtcgaaaaacattaaaaaaacatcaatttaatatgtttcaaatcatatacattttaaaatttatcaaaacatagtatcaaaaacaaaaaataaattatcaggttattattattcatttcgAAACTTTATTGCAATTTTAGGTAAGAAATTATCATTTCTATCAACGGTcttggttatttttattaaaataaaaaaatatttattttgtaaaagaaaaaatatattggggTTTTTTAGTACATGATCagtttagaattatttttttcctgttacGAGATAACAtataaatgattgaataaattttttaaatgttgagatttatcacgaataattttttattaatttttataattaaataaatatcttaaactaatttttgtatatcttaaaaataaaataaaaaatcatgaagattTTACAATTAAATCCCAGAAAATGAATGGGCCGAAATAGGGTGCACGTGAACACCACGTCTCTATCGGTTCATAAAGCGATAGCAAAACAAAGTTCATAACACAATTTTGATCCTGTGTTtgtcttttttagtcatttaCATGCTCTCCCTGCTTTTGGCCCCACCACCCTCCATTTTTCTAAggtaaaaagaataattaacggtaaaaaaagttgattaacTTCATGTGCATTGGCATCAAGGGACTATTTTGTGCAAAATTTGGAtgaattcatttatttatttgaaatattcgataataaaaataaattttaaaaaataaaaaatattattttaataaaaattttaaatgaaaaaaactttaaaatataaatatttactaTACTCTCAAACAAACTcttaaactcaaattaatttcaCGAATCAACTAGTTATCTAAAATCTAATATGAGCCATgtctcaaattaaattatataagagttGATTTAATCAGATAcgattaaatttgattttttgataaagaaaatttcaaattatattgtttcatttttaaaaattaaaaatcttgaaataatatcattttaaaatcattaagttAACTTGTTTTAACCTATAATCCGAGCTTAGTTAATAACTTTGCGCCAAGGttaatttgcaattttttttaatgaagaatatatattgaattcctctgtttttttttactaactaTTACATAATAAGATGTATTCAACCCATGCAAAAGAAATGTTGAAGTAGGTGTCCAACTTTTCCAACCCATCAATTTTCAAACTATGATAATTAGTCCAAATTGAATGCTTGCTCTTCCCGGTGGCttgaaatttctattttttgtagACCATTAAGGAGGCACGATGGAaggagacaaaaaaataaaaaaaaaaatccttgccGACCTTAGggattatatgatttttatgaggccagttttaaattataaaaaaaactaaaacgtgTGGATTTTTAATTCTAAGGTCCGGTATTGTTTATCCATATACAAAATAGTGTGGATGgcattatgtatttttttagaatttattttgatcctcaaagttttattttatataatttaatcttaattGAAGGTGAATTGTTATAATTTCTTAATCAttggtgaaattaaaagaaaaaaaactaaaatgaaaagggCATTAAACATGGATGATATCCTAGAAGTTTTAGGAAAGATACACTTTAGTCCTcgaactttaaaaataacacaaactatataattttgataccttaatattttttctattcaaatttga is a genomic window of Populus alba chromosome 5, ASM523922v2, whole genome shotgun sequence containing:
- the LOC118056983 gene encoding zeta-carotene desaturase, chloroplastic/chromoplastic, whose amino-acid sequence is MGLHVFFGCYNNLFRLMKKVGADKNLLVKDHTHTFVNKGGEIGELDFRFLFGAPLHGIRAFLSTNQLKPYDKARNAVALALSPVVKALINPDGALRDIRDLDSISFSDWFLSKGGTRMSIQRMWDPVAYALGFIDCDNISARCMLTIFSLFATKTEASLLRMLKGSPDAYLSGPIRKYIEDKGGRFHLRWGCRQILYDRSPDGEIHVTGLATSKATDKKVVKADAYVAACDVPGIKRLLPSQWRESKFFDNIYELVGVPVVTVQLRYNGWVTELQDLERSRQLRQAAGLDNLLYTPDADFSCFADLALASPEDYYIEGQGSLLQCVLTPGDPYMSLTNDKIIERVSKQVLALFPSSQGLEVTWSSVVKIAQSLYREGPGKDPFRPDQKTPVKNFFLAGSYTKQDYIDSMEGATLSGRQASAYICDAGEELIALRKNLAAVESQECANSNTVTDELSLV